The following coding sequences lie in one Lolium perenne isolate Kyuss_39 chromosome 2, Kyuss_2.0, whole genome shotgun sequence genomic window:
- the LOC127329462 gene encoding AAA-ATPase At3g50940-like — MASSSIYEKGKEAMAMATSVAASVMLVRSLANELLPNEARDMLSYGLANLRARMKWRHSFSIEQTDGPYSSNYLFYHVKTYLASRMEAVGATNALQHLRLSIGTMDDEDTDKLIVSMEEGEEMVDVYEGAEFRWCLYSHDVLDDSIISRSLGRRGGKLYYHVTFHKKHKEKALSGYIDYIIKTAKDIRNKERPLTMYTNDDSDWTPEDFCHPSNFATLAMNHALKKSVIDDLEKFITRKAFYKRIGKAWKRGYLFYGPPGTGKSSLIAAMANYLRFDLYYLELTGVENNSQLRKLLLGMTNKSILVIEDIDCTIELKQRDDNKKKPPKSSDPSKDEKVTLSGLLNFVDGLWSTTGEERIIVFTTNYKERLDPALLRPGRMDMHVHMGYCTPEAFRILVDNYLSKKEVPIDNHRTYPEIDELLAEVAVTPAEMAEALLRSKEDLDVAETALTSKEDHDDDKRIDVALGKIVEFLKSKKECANKKKEAQDAKKEKDVSKEADDDAKKENDVAKKEEDDNDSDDDDDDDETDNKDE, encoded by the coding sequence ATGGCTTCTTCGTCGATCTACGAGAAGGGCAAGGAGGCCATGGCGATGGCCACATCCGTGGCGGCGTCCGTGATGCTGGTGCGCAGCCTCGCCAACGAGCTGCTCCCCAACGAGGCTCGCGACATGCTCTCCTACGGCCTCGCCAACTTGCGCGCCCGCATGAAGTGGCGCCACAGCTTCAGCATCGAGCAGACCGACGGCCCGTACAGCAGCAACTACCTCTTCTACCACGTCAAGACCTACCTCGCCTCGCGCATGGAGGCCGTCGGCGCCACCAACGCCCTTCAGCACCTGCGCCTAAGCATCGGCACCATGGACGACGAGGACACGGACAAGCTCATCGTGAGCATGGAGGAGGGTGAGGAGATGGTCGATGTGTACGAGGGCGCAGAGTTCCGATGGTGCCTCTACTCCCACGACGTCCTCGACGACTCCATCATCAGCAGGAGTCTCGGCCGCCGTGGAGGCAAGCTCTACTACCACGTCACCTTCCACAAGAAGCACAAGGAGAAGGCCCTCTCAGGATACATCGACTACATCATCAAAACCGCCAAGGACATAAGGAACAAGGAGAGGCCTCTCACCATGTACACTAACGACGACTCCGATTGGACTCCGGAGGACTTCTGCCACCCCTCCAACTTCGCCACGCTCGCCATGAACCACGCGCTCAAGAAGTCGGTTATCGACGACCTAGAAAAGTTCATCACGAGAAAGGCATTCTATAAGAGGATCGGAAAGGCATGGAAGAGGGGCTACCTCTTCTATGGTCCACCAGGGACCGGCAAGTCTAGCCTCATCGCCGCCATGGCCAACTACCTCAGGTTTGATCTATACTATCTTGAGCTCACCGGGGTCGAGAACAATTCGCAGCTCAGGAAGCTTCTTCTTGGGATGACGAACAAATccattcttgtcattgaggacatCGACTGTACCATTGAACTCAAACAACGAGATGACAACAAGAAGAAACCTCCCAAGTCGTCCGATCCTAGCAAAGATGAGAAGGTGACATTGTCCGGGCTTCTCAATTTCGTCGACGGCCTATGGTCCACAACCGgggaggagaggatcattgtattCACGACCAATTACAAGGAGCGTCTCGACCCTGCGCTTCTACGGCCTGGCAGGATGGACATGCACGTCCACATGGGATACTGTACCCCTGAGGCTTTCAGGATTTTGGTCGACAACTACCTCTCCAAGAAAGAAGTGCCCATCGACAATCATCGCACGTATCCAGAGATTGACGAGCTGTTGGCGGAGGTGGCAGTCACGCCTGCAGAAATGGCCGAGGCCTTGTTGAGGAGCAAAGAGGACCTCGATGTGGCCGAGACCGCGTTGACGAGCAAAGAGGACCACGATGACGATAAACGCATCGATGTCGCTCTCGGTAAGATTGTCGAGTTCCTCAAGTCAAAGAAAGAGTGTGCCAATAAGAAGAAGGAAGCTCAAGATGCTAAAAAGGAAAAAGATGTTTCCAAGGAGGCGGATGACGATGCTAAGAAGGAAAATGATGTTGCCAAGAAGGAGGAGGATGACAATGattctgatgatgatgatgatgatgatgaaaccGACAATAAAGATGAATAA